A section of the Candidatus Methanoperedens sp. genome encodes:
- a CDS encoding cytochrome c maturation protein CcmE, producing MNRKQRNMLGVGIVVILILFLGVQSFSNALSFYYEVDEFVQKADTLDGKIVNVNGTILKGSTVWVPEKALLTFKLVDKNSSITVVSNQGMPGNYKEGIPAVVTGIYVNGTFEATQVVTKCPSKYGGDLDHGDHNET from the coding sequence ATGAACCGGAAACAAAGAAACATGCTTGGTGTCGGGATAGTAGTTATACTTATATTATTTCTTGGAGTGCAAAGTTTCAGTAACGCGCTCTCATTTTACTATGAAGTGGATGAGTTTGTTCAGAAAGCTGATACATTGGATGGTAAAATCGTAAATGTTAATGGCACCATACTGAAGGGATCGACGGTCTGGGTGCCGGAAAAAGCCTTACTGACATTTAAACTTGTGGATAAGAATTCTTCAATCACTGTCGTATCAAACCAGGGAATGCCGGGAAATTATAAAGAGGGGATCCCGGCAGTTGTAACAGGAATTTACGTAAATGGTACTTTCGAGGCAACCCAGGTCGTTACAAAATGTCCTTCCAAATATGGCGGTGATCTTGATCACGGAGATCATAACGAAACATAA
- a CDS encoding YHS domain-containing protein — protein MQTDPICKMQVDENTAQYKSEYNGKTYYFCAPGCKKAFDSEPEKYSKSGPVGMVEKKPWWKFW, from the coding sequence ATGCAGACAGACCCAATTTGTAAAATGCAGGTTGATGAAAATACAGCACAGTACAAATCAGAATATAATGGTAAGACCTATTATTTCTGTGCGCCCGGATGTAAGAAAGCATTTGATTCCGAGCCTGAAAAATACAGTAAAAGCGGACCAGTGGGTATGGTTGAGAAAAAACCCTGGTGGAAGTTCTGGTAA
- a CDS encoding cupredoxin domain-containing protein: MSKLKKYKGTKGKQEKKLPYKSILFMFIVIAIFSSAIYLIMSKSAALEPVDKDAIKMTITMAGFEPNIIRAKAGQPVTINLINPDNSMHTDGGGIHNFMLTGGMESVRSNLNITVLPESQKVFTFTPTKPGEYHWYCDSCCGGKENPSMHGTLIVA, encoded by the coding sequence GTGTCAAAATTAAAGAAATATAAAGGAACGAAAGGAAAGCAAGAGAAAAAACTTCCATACAAAAGCATTCTGTTCATGTTTATCGTTATTGCGATTTTTAGCAGCGCGATATATTTGATCATGAGCAAATCAGCAGCCTTGGAACCTGTTGATAAAGATGCCATTAAAATGACCATCACAATGGCAGGTTTTGAACCCAATATAATCAGGGCAAAGGCAGGGCAGCCTGTCACCATAAACCTGATCAATCCTGATAATTCGATGCACACAGACGGCGGCGGCATCCACAACTTCATGCTTACCGGAGGTATGGAAAGTGTAAGGTCAAACCTGAATATCACGGTTTTACCAGAAAGCCAGAAGGTGTTCACATTCACTCCCACAAAACCCGGAGAATACCACTGGTACTGCGATTCATGTTGCGGAGGCAAAGAAAATCCGAGCATGCATGGGACGCTGATAGTTGCCTGA
- a CDS encoding heme lyase CcmF/NrfE family subunit, with translation MELGETTLIIALLLTVYALVAHIIGIWKKKNELIDSGRIAIIGIGVLTTIASIWLFNLFINRNFQYEYVALYSSLDLPMLYTISAFWAGADGSLLLWAWLISIYIAMIAVRGKSYDNLMRHAMVIILATLSYFFYMLLTVSRPFRMLDFMPADGNGLNPILQDPGMFFHPPTLFWGYAGVLIPFALMIAGIYLTDDTWTYRARRWALWAWLGLALGNMFGSWWAYTVLNWGGFWGWDPVENASFLPWLTMTAFYHSTMIQERKGGMKFWNILLILFTWELTVYGTLLTRSGIIASVHTFGQSVTAPYYINYMIVVLAVSLALVAWKYNTIKSKKILESLVSREASFLYNNWIFMASTVSVLWGTSYPLLSEAFRGYKVMVGPSFYNQVNVPLGIALLFLMGICPLIAWRKASVSHLERNFTKPLAAAVIAMIIAFAIGIRDFYAQVAVVGSLLVISTHLLDVSRIVNKQKKLEDKGVLKNIYRAFMNNRRTFGGYLCHIGILMIIVSAAGAVVYAQDGTFNMRIGGTYSVGDYDFKLTSIDQYPQNNREVQAAYFDVYKNGERILTKATALMYYYSKQQNTNVKPMAYTVGIDDLYFSAQAITADSATIKLKVMPLMFLMWLGGFHVLILGIVICLSTVVPIRRKIASDDININQNIQKLSTESIHDI, from the coding sequence ATGGAATTAGGTGAAACAACATTAATTATCGCACTGTTATTGACCGTATACGCACTCGTTGCGCATATAATCGGGATATGGAAAAAGAAAAATGAGCTTATCGACAGCGGCAGGATCGCCATAATCGGCATCGGGGTGCTGACCACTATTGCTTCAATCTGGCTTTTTAATCTGTTTATTAACCGCAACTTCCAGTATGAGTATGTGGCATTGTACAGCAGTCTTGACCTTCCCATGTTATATACGATCTCAGCTTTCTGGGCAGGAGCTGACGGTTCATTACTGCTCTGGGCATGGCTTATTTCGATCTATATTGCTATGATAGCAGTCCGGGGAAAATCCTACGATAATCTGATGAGACATGCTATGGTCATAATTCTTGCCACTCTTTCTTATTTCTTCTATATGTTACTTACAGTCTCGCGTCCATTCAGGATGCTTGACTTCATGCCAGCGGATGGGAATGGCTTAAATCCCATACTCCAAGATCCCGGAATGTTTTTCCATCCTCCTACGCTTTTCTGGGGTTATGCCGGGGTATTGATCCCATTCGCCCTGATGATCGCGGGGATATATCTTACAGATGATACATGGACATATCGCGCGCGCCGCTGGGCGCTCTGGGCATGGCTTGGACTGGCTCTTGGCAACATGTTCGGGAGCTGGTGGGCATATACGGTGCTCAACTGGGGCGGGTTCTGGGGCTGGGATCCTGTTGAGAACGCTTCATTCCTTCCCTGGCTAACTATGACCGCATTCTACCACAGCACTATGATACAGGAACGTAAGGGCGGGATGAAGTTCTGGAATATCCTTCTCATCCTTTTCACATGGGAGCTTACGGTTTATGGTACGCTCCTTACCCGGAGCGGTATAATCGCTTCTGTCCATACTTTCGGGCAGTCTGTGACCGCTCCTTATTATATCAACTACATGATCGTAGTACTTGCAGTCTCCCTGGCTCTTGTGGCATGGAAATACAATACGATAAAAAGCAAGAAAATCCTGGAATCTCTTGTATCCCGTGAAGCGAGTTTTCTATATAATAACTGGATATTCATGGCCTCTACAGTATCAGTGTTGTGGGGAACCTCATATCCTCTCCTTTCTGAAGCATTCCGCGGCTATAAGGTGATGGTTGGGCCGAGTTTCTACAACCAGGTAAATGTACCTCTTGGTATAGCGCTTCTATTTCTAATGGGTATATGTCCTCTCATAGCATGGAGGAAGGCATCTGTTTCTCATCTTGAGCGAAACTTTACAAAGCCTCTTGCAGCAGCGGTTATTGCAATGATAATCGCTTTTGCCATCGGAATACGGGATTTCTATGCGCAGGTCGCAGTGGTAGGCAGTTTACTTGTCATCTCAACCCATCTTCTGGATGTTTCCAGGATAGTGAACAAGCAGAAAAAGCTGGAAGATAAAGGAGTATTAAAGAATATTTACAGGGCATTCATGAACAACCGCCGTACCTTTGGAGGCTACCTGTGCCATATTGGAATCCTTATGATAATCGTGTCAGCCGCAGGTGCTGTAGTGTATGCGCAGGATGGGACATTTAACATGAGGATCGGCGGCACATACAGCGTGGGCGATTATGATTTCAAACTCACAAGTATCGACCAGTATCCACAAAACAATAGGGAGGTGCAGGCTGCATATTTTGATGTTTATAAGAACGGAGAGAGAATTTTGACAAAAGCCACGGCGCTCATGTATTATTATTCAAAGCAGCAAAACACCAATGTCAAACCTATGGCTTATACAGTGGGCATTGATGACCTGTATTTCTCAGCCCAGGCCATAACGGCTGATAGTGCAACTATTAAACTCAAAGTGATGCCATTGATGTTCCTGATGTGGCTGGGTGGATTCCACGTGCTTATACTGGGAATAGTGATATGCCTGTCAACTGTTGTACCGATAAGGAGAAAAATAGCATCTGATGATATAAATATAAATCAAAACATTCAAAAATTATCTACGGAGAGTATACATGATATATAA
- the artA gene encoding archaeosortase A, whose product MQAAGANVLAIPDKKYRKSGDVITLVLWISLGLLIIASFIPKSFNSRFIFGGAGWIFLSIYWSGQLGGYIDLKDYVNIILVIAATATSLFIAHMTFQAKDNIDKSGYEVFISLSRAASVGGLIYFMFAEVGFLNTWIISTVTVQGVWLVGKIGFPVAQTAWNEIAVNGLNVEIILACTAIESIALFSGIISSAAGATTQRKFQAFLISVPIIYTLNIIRISFTASAYGLSWFGTPDESFHISEHFITKAGSLLALMLISYTVLKMLPEVADMLDGILKMMRMEFRRLTLGQP is encoded by the coding sequence ATACAGGCGGCGGGTGCCAATGTTCTTGCCATTCCTGACAAGAAATACAGAAAGTCAGGTGATGTTATAACTTTAGTTCTCTGGATCTCCCTGGGGCTTCTCATTATTGCATCGTTCATTCCGAAGTCCTTTAATTCAAGATTCATTTTCGGGGGTGCTGGCTGGATATTCCTTTCAATCTACTGGTCAGGGCAGCTCGGAGGTTATATTGATCTTAAAGATTATGTCAATATCATCCTGGTAATTGCCGCGACCGCAACCTCACTCTTTATAGCACATATGACTTTCCAGGCGAAAGATAATATCGATAAAAGCGGCTATGAAGTGTTTATTTCATTATCAAGAGCTGCATCTGTTGGCGGTTTGATATATTTCATGTTCGCAGAAGTCGGGTTTTTGAATACCTGGATAATTTCAACGGTCACAGTGCAGGGTGTATGGCTTGTGGGGAAAATCGGGTTTCCTGTTGCACAGACCGCATGGAATGAGATTGCGGTCAATGGCCTTAATGTTGAAATAATACTTGCCTGTACAGCTATTGAAAGTATCGCCCTGTTCTCAGGTATAATTTCTTCTGCTGCCGGTGCGACTACCCAAAGAAAATTCCAGGCCTTTCTGATCTCAGTGCCCATCATCTACACATTGAATATTATAAGAATCTCATTTACTGCCTCAGCCTATGGATTAAGCTGGTTTGGCACACCTGATGAGAGCTTCCATATTTCAGAGCATTTTATAACAAAGGCAGGCTCATTGCTTGCCTTAATGCTGATTTCTTATACAGTTCTGAAAATGCTGCCTGAGGTTGCTGATATGCTGGATGGCATTCTGAAAATGATGAGAATGGAATTTCGCAGATTGACCCTGGGGCAACCTTGA
- a CDS encoding DUF2933 domain-containing protein — translation MENDTGNQKVNGSFFSRHRHTLIMMLGCMMPLLLLGILWVAGVSQNILSFGILLLCPIMHLIMMKNMKHDTQNPETRIDENKKEEHT, via the coding sequence ATGGAAAATGATACAGGGAACCAAAAAGTGAATGGAAGTTTTTTCAGCAGACACCGACATACATTAATTATGATGCTTGGCTGCATGATGCCGCTTTTGCTGCTGGGGATACTCTGGGTTGCAGGAGTTTCGCAGAATATTCTTTCTTTTGGGATACTGTTACTTTGCCCTATAATGCATCTAATCATGATGAAAAATATGAAACACGATACGCAGAATCCTGAAACCCGGATTGATGAAAACAAAAAAGAGGAACATACATGA
- a CDS encoding MoaD/ThiS family protein, translated as MRIKVNYDFTQKELVGNSDVFEVPDAVKLGDLLRLIDIRITEAGKKKGIETAYRTTLAGDQLNACMVFINTCAPENIMDHELHDGDIVEFVYGFCGG; from the coding sequence TTGAGAATAAAAGTGAATTATGATTTTACCCAGAAAGAATTGGTCGGGAATTCAGATGTTTTTGAAGTCCCGGATGCAGTTAAACTTGGGGATTTGCTGCGGTTAATAGATATCAGGATCACTGAAGCTGGAAAAAAGAAGGGGATAGAGACTGCTTACAGAACAACCCTGGCTGGCGATCAGTTAAATGCCTGCATGGTTTTTATTAACACCTGCGCACCGGAAAATATTATGGATCATGAATTACATGATGGGGATATTGTTGAATTTGTCTATGGATTCTGCGGAGGATAA
- a CDS encoding ATP-binding cassette domain-containing protein, giving the protein MNLIGCLDSPTSGSLLVNGIETTKPGQKERTRFRRENIGLVFQQFHIGMEHRLNHLSSQLSGGEQQRVCIARALINQPQIILADEPTGNLDKNNEEAVLDIFRKLHSEGRTIVIVTHNPEIGEMGDKIIRISHGEVKY; this is encoded by the coding sequence TTGAACCTGATAGGATGCCTCGATTCACCAACAAGCGGCTCTTTGCTGGTGAATGGAATTGAGACAACGAAGCCTGGCCAGAAGGAAAGAACGCGTTTTCGGCGCGAGAACATCGGTCTTGTTTTCCAGCAATTCCACATTGGGATGGAACACAGGCTGAATCACCTGTCCTCCCAGCTTTCCGGCGGGGAACAGCAGCGCGTGTGCATAGCGAGGGCGCTTATCAACCAGCCTCAGATTATATTAGCGGATGAGCCCACAGGAAATCTTGATAAAAATAATGAGGAAGCAGTTCTTGATATATTCAGGAAACTCCACAGCGAAGGAAGAACGATTGTGATCGTGACCCATAATCCTGAAATAGGAGAAATGGGGGACAAAATAATACGAATATCCCACGGTGAAGTAAAGTATTAA
- the phnE gene encoding phosphonate ABC transporter, permease protein PhnE — protein MYSPNIVSKVLFSGIVLYLAYSIGFFDTEKIYSGSKNLIVFSGDLYPPDFRVAGTLLYSLFETIRMALMGTILGFIAAFPLGLLGARNISGRSISAFVRLVLGAIRTIPALLWAIIFVVAFGLGPLPGTLGLAIYSVGYLSKLYYEAFEAVDQEVIGAVRATGISRLKEIRFVIIPESMNHILSQLFFMFEYNVRSSAILGFVGAGGIGFYMMNYIQLFQYQRLTTAILLTLAVVLIIDFVSARIRDKFLTQMPY, from the coding sequence ATGTATTCACCTAATATAGTTAGTAAAGTACTTTTTTCAGGAATTGTATTATATCTGGCTTATTCTATAGGATTTTTCGACACCGAGAAAATTTACTCGGGAAGTAAGAATCTCATCGTTTTTTCAGGCGACCTCTATCCGCCCGATTTCAGAGTTGCCGGAACTTTATTGTACTCATTATTCGAAACCATCCGGATGGCTCTTATGGGCACTATATTGGGATTTATTGCAGCTTTTCCTCTTGGACTTCTTGGAGCCCGCAACATATCGGGAAGAAGCATAAGCGCGTTTGTCAGGCTGGTCCTCGGAGCTATAAGGACCATACCTGCGCTGCTGTGGGCGATAATATTTGTCGTAGCTTTCGGCCTTGGGCCTCTTCCCGGAACATTAGGTCTTGCGATATATTCCGTTGGCTACCTGAGCAAGCTCTACTACGAAGCGTTTGAGGCAGTTGACCAGGAAGTCATCGGGGCTGTCAGGGCAACGGGAATATCCCGTCTGAAGGAGATACGCTTCGTAATTATTCCTGAATCAATGAATCATATCCTGAGCCAGCTTTTCTTCATGTTCGAATACAATGTCAGGTCTTCTGCCATACTTGGCTTTGTAGGCGCCGGAGGCATAGGGTTCTACATGATGAACTACATCCAGCTTTTCCAGTACCAGCGACTTACAACTGCAATTCTGCTAACACTGGCAGTGGTATTGATCATCGACTTTGTAAGTGCCAGGATCAGGGACAAGTTCCTAACACAAATGCCTTATTAG
- a CDS encoding DUF63 family protein: MSLVDFINRNFIEGIVNDTSYNHFDMITYVIILFAGVFVITKLLNKLKIKIDEDFVIATIPFIFMGSVFRVIEDADILKPPVKYFFITPLIFFVIFAVCFGTLLVARYLEKQKKIENYIHAYATTGLILSLAGVMILIYHISSSWNLNILVYALVPAVALTEIVKRISPVIGMTYLRSRIYSFAIFSFLLDSFTTYIGVDLMGYTNKHPFSSFLTSFVGTGAVLIPLSLVLSILIILMLEKDSPKEKNTDEKYMLALTLIVLGFSMGARNLLAMVFGV; this comes from the coding sequence ATGAGCCTGGTCGATTTCATAAACCGGAATTTTATTGAAGGGATAGTAAACGATACCAGCTATAATCACTTTGACATGATCACTTATGTCATTATTTTATTCGCGGGTGTATTTGTTATTACGAAACTGCTGAATAAACTGAAAATAAAGATCGATGAAGACTTTGTCATAGCCACGATCCCTTTTATTTTTATGGGTTCGGTATTCCGTGTGATCGAGGATGCGGATATTTTAAAGCCGCCGGTGAAATATTTTTTCATCACGCCGCTTATTTTCTTTGTGATTTTTGCAGTATGTTTCGGGACTCTTCTCGTTGCGAGGTATCTTGAAAAGCAGAAAAAAATAGAGAATTACATTCATGCTTATGCGACTACCGGCCTTATATTATCATTAGCAGGAGTTATGATCTTAATATACCATATCTCTTCAAGCTGGAATCTGAACATACTGGTCTATGCTCTTGTGCCAGCCGTAGCTCTGACAGAAATTGTTAAAAGAATATCACCTGTGATCGGCATGACCTATCTTAGAAGCCGGATCTATTCATTTGCGATCTTTTCATTCCTGCTTGATTCTTTTACAACATACATCGGTGTAGACCTGATGGGTTATACGAATAAGCATCCATTCAGTTCATTCCTGACCTCATTTGTTGGTACAGGGGCTGTATTGATCCCCCTGTCCCTGGTCCTGTCCATTTTGATAATCCTGATGCTTGAAAAAGATTCCCCCAAAGAAAAGAACACCGATGAAAAGTATATGCTGGCGCTGACATTGATAGTTCTTGGTTTTTCAATGGGGGCAAGGAATCTGCTGGCAATGGTATTTGGAGTTTAG
- a CDS encoding isoprenylcysteine carboxylmethyltransferase family protein — translation MALALFKGISVLLGYENPANIEGSGHHTFTEYAYGNWESTLFSIGIFSVFVLSFLTPLKKQNWRTLGIYEAFIIALFSEMYGFPLTIYVLSSLFGLNLSFGHAQGHLLGVLISMAGFMSMDAAWALVMVSSSAIIFLGLFLMSKGWGMIHASSGELVTGGIYRYVRHPQYLGLIVLTVGLLIQWPTIITLLMWPVLVLMYHRLAKKEEKEAMEAFGERYEEYRRRVPMFLPFLTRNTESQVML, via the coding sequence ATGGCTTTAGCCCTATTTAAAGGCATATCAGTGCTGCTTGGCTATGAAAACCCCGCGAATATCGAAGGCTCCGGGCATCATACATTTACGGAGTATGCTTACGGCAACTGGGAATCAACACTTTTTAGCATTGGGATTTTCTCGGTCTTTGTGCTCAGTTTCCTTACCCCGCTGAAGAAGCAGAACTGGCGCACCCTGGGGATATACGAGGCATTCATAATAGCGCTGTTCTCGGAAATGTACGGCTTCCCGCTTACGATATACGTTCTCTCTTCACTTTTCGGACTGAATCTTTCTTTCGGACATGCACAGGGACATCTCCTTGGAGTTCTTATTTCCATGGCAGGTTTTATGAGTATGGACGCTGCATGGGCACTGGTAATGGTGTCAAGCAGCGCAATTATATTCCTGGGATTATTTTTGATGTCAAAAGGCTGGGGCATGATCCACGCCTCATCCGGAGAACTTGTGACCGGAGGCATTTACAGGTATGTCCGGCATCCGCAGTATCTTGGCCTGATAGTATTAACTGTGGGCCTTCTTATCCAGTGGCCGACCATAATCACGCTTTTAATGTGGCCTGTTCTTGTTTTAATGTATCACAGGCTGGCAAAAAAAGAAGAAAAAGAAGCAATGGAGGCTTTCGGTGAAAGATATGAAGAATACAGGCGGCGGGTGCCAATGTTCTTGCCATTCCTGACAAGAAATACAGAAAGTCAGGTGATGTTATAA
- a CDS encoding DUF2318 domain-containing protein: MFETLTITLREGIEAALVIGIILAYLGKTNKQALKKYVYGGIIAAVAGSIATAIAIQMLLAEWSEFMEGLMFFIAAFFLGTMLIWMHRTSRHIKQDIEQGVESALNKSQALGVLALTFFMIYREGAEIVLFLSATAKEANIGSALEGVAGLALAVMFGYLFIKGSLRMDLGRFFKITGVMLAVIIFQLIIGGIHEWSEVGIINLNQTGMSIIGPLVKESASILFTGIMLGFLVLLFVMVPWKQISTEGIEGIEKRKALGAMRKERNRKATVGIVAAFLIFAFVSAQISALPSGVDPKPEKVSTSGSMVKIPAASASDGNLHKYVCDMQHAPGEACPMHGSSGEANVRILAMTKSDGSVAVAYDACALCGAAGYVQEGDELICKRCGAPINRDSLEMGGGCNPIPLNSTLEGEQIVIKTGDIKEKADLFRN, from the coding sequence ATGTTTGAAACACTGACAATTACTTTAAGAGAAGGAATAGAAGCAGCGCTTGTAATTGGTATAATACTTGCATACCTTGGCAAGACCAATAAACAGGCGCTGAAAAAATATGTGTATGGTGGAATCATTGCGGCCGTAGCAGGAAGCATCGCAACTGCAATAGCAATCCAGATGCTTCTGGCAGAATGGAGTGAATTCATGGAAGGACTCATGTTTTTCATAGCAGCATTCTTCCTGGGAACGATGCTGATATGGATGCACCGCACCTCCAGGCATATTAAACAGGATATCGAGCAGGGTGTCGAAAGTGCCCTTAATAAATCGCAGGCGCTTGGTGTGCTGGCACTTACTTTTTTTATGATATACAGGGAAGGCGCAGAAATAGTATTGTTCCTCTCTGCAACGGCAAAAGAGGCAAATATAGGCTCGGCACTGGAAGGTGTCGCTGGTCTGGCACTGGCAGTCATGTTCGGCTACCTGTTCATTAAAGGCAGCCTGAGAATGGATCTCGGAAGATTTTTCAAGATAACAGGCGTGATGCTTGCCGTAATAATCTTCCAGTTGATAATCGGCGGTATCCATGAATGGTCGGAAGTGGGAATTATAAACCTGAACCAGACCGGAATGAGTATAATAGGTCCCCTGGTGAAGGAGTCTGCATCCATTCTATTCACAGGAATAATGCTTGGTTTCCTTGTGCTGTTGTTTGTGATGGTACCATGGAAGCAGATCAGCACCGAGGGCATTGAAGGAATTGAAAAAAGAAAAGCGCTCGGTGCCATGCGTAAAGAGAGAAACAGGAAAGCCACAGTGGGTATAGTAGCAGCATTTTTGATATTTGCTTTCGTGAGCGCCCAGATATCTGCGCTACCGTCCGGGGTAGATCCAAAGCCTGAAAAAGTGAGCACATCAGGAAGCATGGTGAAGATCCCCGCAGCAAGCGCATCTGACGGGAATCTGCATAAATACGTTTGCGATATGCAGCATGCACCAGGCGAAGCCTGCCCGATGCATGGCAGTTCAGGCGAAGCAAATGTGAGGATCCTGGCTATGACAAAGAGCGATGGGAGCGTTGCCGTAGCTTATGATGCCTGCGCCCTGTGCGGCGCTGCAGGGTATGTACAGGAAGGAGACGAATTGATATGCAAGCGATGCGGCGCGCCCATTAATCGCGATAGCCTGGAAATGGGTGGAGGATGCAATCCCATCCCTCTTAATTCCACACTTGAGGGTGAACAGATTGTTATAAAAACCGGGGATATCAAAGAAAAAGCTGACCTTTTCAGGAATTAA
- a CDS encoding ATP-binding cassette domain-containing protein, with protein MLRATNSRKNWDNMEEYAVELRNVWYAPDRGNHTLKNIDLKIKRGASIALIGPSGSGKTTLFKIITRLLEPCSGSVRIKGSTGELEKHKVGYIPQQLGLVRSRTALENVLIGAHSRIGFTGTLFGVFPKKEVELALKYLDMVGIAPKAGMKVYTLSGGERQRVAIARALMQEPEIILADEFVSNLDIVTGREIMDMMIKIKGKDTTLIIATHDINLARDYSETTVIMKNGTRIGEISSGELDQDKVKDVFT; from the coding sequence ATGCTACGGGCTACAAACTCACGGAAAAACTGGGATAACATGGAAGAATATGCGGTAGAGCTTCGCAATGTGTGGTATGCACCTGACAGGGGCAACCACACCCTTAAGAATATTGACTTAAAGATAAAGCGCGGCGCGAGCATTGCTCTAATCGGGCCAAGCGGTTCCGGAAAGACCACGCTTTTCAAGATAATCACCCGTCTCCTGGAACCGTGCAGCGGGTCAGTACGTATCAAAGGGAGCACCGGGGAGCTTGAAAAACATAAAGTCGGTTATATCCCGCAGCAGCTCGGCCTGGTTCGAAGCCGTACAGCTCTTGAGAATGTCCTTATAGGCGCCCACTCCAGAATAGGATTTACAGGTACCTTGTTTGGAGTGTTCCCGAAAAAAGAAGTGGAACTTGCTTTGAAATACTTGGACATGGTGGGCATTGCACCCAAAGCTGGCATGAAAGTCTATACCTTAAGCGGTGGGGAGAGGCAAAGAGTAGCTATCGCCAGGGCATTGATGCAGGAACCGGAGATTATTCTTGCAGATGAATTTGTTTCTAACCTTGATATTGTAACTGGCAGGGAGATAATGGACATGATGATAAAAATAAAAGGAAAGGATACTACATTAATAATTGCAACGCATGATATTAATCTGGCCCGTGATTATAGTGAAACCACTGTGATCATGAAAAATGGGACCAGGATTGGAGAGATAAGTTCAGGGGAGCTTGACCAGGATAAGGTAAAGGATGTATTCACCTAA
- the phnD gene encoding phosphate/phosphite/phosphonate ABC transporter substrate-binding protein translates to MKKTIIIAALIIAAVFLSGCVTPEEKQVEQKQPGTTTQETRPKITIAILPTQQAEEIMPKAKELENFLESRVNADIDVYVPMSYSAVVESLRFGHAQVGLMSAWPMAASAKLAGTDVVLSEIREVIIDGEKTNQTYYYSYYVVMKNSSYTKLEDLRGKRAVYASLTSTSGYLFPVAKLVEKGLISTPAPGKEADPKEFFGTVATPGGYGPAWDTLKRGQADVGVIAGDVSGTLFKEIMDNTRIIETQGPIPSHGVVFGKNLEEPLRSELINAFMELNEPENNDLMRKLVSAIFVGFKKTSNEEHLAGLNTALNATGYKLTEKLG, encoded by the coding sequence ATGAAAAAAACGATAATAATTGCTGCATTAATCATAGCAGCGGTCTTCTTATCTGGCTGCGTTACGCCAGAAGAAAAGCAAGTTGAACAAAAACAGCCCGGGACAACAACCCAGGAAACCAGACCAAAAATAACCATAGCTATCCTGCCCACGCAGCAAGCTGAAGAAATAATGCCCAAAGCAAAGGAACTTGAAAATTTCCTGGAATCAAGGGTAAATGCCGATATTGATGTGTATGTACCCATGAGCTACTCTGCTGTTGTCGAATCTCTCAGGTTCGGACATGCCCAGGTCGGCCTGATGAGCGCCTGGCCAATGGCTGCATCAGCAAAGCTGGCAGGAACCGATGTCGTGCTCTCTGAAATAAGAGAGGTCATAATAGACGGTGAAAAGACAAACCAGACCTATTATTATTCATACTATGTTGTCATGAAAAATTCCAGCTATACAAAACTGGAAGATTTGAGAGGAAAAAGAGCCGTATATGCAAGCCTGACCTCCACTTCAGGCTACCTGTTCCCGGTTGCAAAACTGGTTGAGAAAGGATTAATATCAACACCGGCCCCGGGAAAAGAAGCCGATCCGAAGGAATTCTTTGGCACGGTTGCTACGCCTGGCGGCTATGGTCCCGCATGGGATACGCTGAAGCGGGGCCAGGCTGATGTAGGCGTGATAGCCGGGGATGTCTCAGGGACGCTCTTTAAGGAGATAATGGATAATACCCGCATAATAGAGACGCAGGGTCCCATTCCTTCGCATGGCGTGGTTTTTGGCAAAAACCTCGAAGAACCTCTGAGGTCAGAACTGATAAATGCCTTCATGGAATTGAATGAACCTGAAAACAATGATCTTATGAGAAAATTGGTTTCGGCGATTTTCGTCGGATTCAAAAAAACAAGCAATGAGGAGCATCTTGCAGGTTTAAACACCGCCCTGAATGCTACGGGCTACAAACTCACGGAAAAACTGGGATAA